The Xiphophorus maculatus strain JP 163 A chromosome 7, X_maculatus-5.0-male, whole genome shotgun sequence region aaatgtactgcttttttttcttcttcttcttctatttgcGATGGCTCTACTGTGCCATTATACTTTTCTCCCCTCTTGATTAgcattcaaaatgttaaaaaaaacttcacaatAGTTTCTGTTGTGAAGTTCCAGCTTCATATCCTGTAGCTGCCGATATGAAGTGACTGTTCCTGCAGATCTTGCATGTCTTGTATAGCCTGTTTTCATTAAACTTGTCTtgtgaaatttgttttcaacaagACAGCTTGGGGATGTCTTTGGATGTTTCACAATATAAATCCCAGTGCAACACTATGGCTGCATTGATAACTTAACTTGGATAGAGCTAACTCTTACAGAAGTTTCATCTAAAGGTGGGTTTGTCTTGGGGAGGAAGTGGAAAATATGGCTGCAGTTGCTCAATGTTGGCATATTAATCATtccagaaaaaagaacaaatcacaGCATGGgaagtaaaaaatgaaagacaTGAAAGGAAATGTTCAAAGCTGTTAAGTAAAGcggaaacaatttttaaacctTAAAAGTCTTTTAATTTAACTCCTCGTGTTTTGAGGAGGagactttttgtcatgtttaaaaGATATAAAGCTCATAatacacatgtttttttttactttgaatgtGTGCCTTTTTTTGGTGAAcatttgcatacattttaaaaatatttcatcactGTTTTTAGTATGAGATCATATAAAAGTTAATGATCTGTTGTGATCAAGTTCTGAAAGTCCAGTTATGATAAGTATTGTGTAATACTGACCTTGTTACACAAATAGAGTCTTAGAAGGTGGAACTGTCAGAGATTGAGCAACTCAAAAAGTAAACTTAAAGTTCCGCCAGTTCTTTATTCACAAAGGGATGATTTTGTAGAGTATATCTCAGCAGTCAATATTTTACCCACACCAAGAGTCCTCAGAGCCTTAAGTCACTAACATTGATGTTTAGGTGTTGACagaatttcttgttttattcaaactaaTTTCCAATCCCAAAATTTCTAAAACGTCCATGCAGACACTAGCTTAAAATGATTAAACCCCAGTGAaaggtgaaacaggaagtgtgtaGAGTAAGTGTGTGATATTAAAATGACATAGTGTAATAACTGCAGATGCACTGATTAGACTTTTCCTGGCTGATTCTcatgtttgctttgctttgattttgatttatccCCCCCCCCAGTAACTTTAACACATAACTGATGATTGAATTGAACTTTGTCTCAATTTATCAAATAATTGCAACAAGCACTTACCATAAAAGATAACCAAAGCGGTGCAGGTTTTAAATCCAACTGAAAGCAAAGCAGTGATTACATCATTCCCATTCATGAATGCAAATAAGTGTATGACTTTCTCCTGGTTTCTTATTCAATTCAAATCAACATGCATAAAATATATGCAGCTTCATGTGTTTTAAACTCCAAAAAAGGGAGTCTtcatacatttaaatgaaattattttgcaaattgTTGATGGATTTGTAAATTATTGGACAGAAGAGTTAAAGGGAAAATCTGCCTATTTTATTTGCTGGAATGGAGTGGTGCATTCCTACTGCAAATCAGCCATTTGTAGATGTTTGTGAAATGGACAAATTATAGATTTGTTGATTCAGTAAAACTAACAAGTAGCTATTCGAATTCAAGCttaaaaaaagtgagaaaatcaattaaatgaaTAGTTTATTCTGGTTACTCCATCTTCTGCTCTGTATTCATCAGTTTTTGTGTCCTGGTTTAAACTTTCTGCAGAACGGGGAGGGGAAACTAGGGAAAAGGTCACCTCTTCAAACAAAGGCAGCGAGTGCACACAGATGCTCTCAGGTTTCGACAATAagccagtgtttctcaaccccAGTCCTCGACACAcactgctctgcatgtttcactgctttaacacacctgattcaGATTATCGCAGTTCAGTGAAAGCCTATTAATCAGCCATCATTTGCAATGAGGTGTATGTTGAagagagaaatttaaaaaagaggatTAATCCACATCAACATATAATCAAGTCCCGAAAATATGCCAAGCAtaacaaaagttttgaaaaatgtaatgttccAATTGtcgatttttttgtgtgtttttatgatgtaaagcactttgaactgccttatttgctgaaatgtgctatacaaataacatttaattgattgatttgattgaagtagacaaaaggaagaaatttCACCAAGTCAACCAGGAAAACttagaagaaagaagaaagaaatgataTCAACCtcccagacctctcaggtcttctggttctgcttctgctctgcatccccagaaccagaaccaaatgtgGAGatgcagcattcagcttctatgcaccacaaatctggaaaaaaaaccaaacttccagaaaactgcaaaattgcCAAAACCCCGAGTTCCGTTAAACCAAAGGCTAAAACCCCCACCTGTTCAGAGTTTACTCTGATTCCTAATAACTGGAGCATTGATCAAGATATTGGTGCAATGCAcattgaactgccttgttgatgaaatgtgctatacaaataaactggactggAAGCAGGAAAACGCCAAAGATATACACAGCAGTGTGCCTTGAAGAGCAGCATGGGAAAACACTGATATCAGGAAATGAACAGCATTCTGATCTGGTTGTGTTTGTTCCACTGGTTTGTTGGAGGTCATGCGTAACCAGTCAGTCATTGCACACAGGACTGCttgtgtctcggtgtttcaaAATGTTCCTCATTAAAGACACTAATAGCGGAGTCTAAGAGAGGAACAGGATGTTAATGATGTGAACTCTGTGACGGGTCTTTGAAGAGTCGTAATTAGCTGCAGTGTGGAACGGGCAGAACCCCGGCAGCTGTTTGAATTATTCTGTAGTTGAAAGCAAGCTCACGTTCCGTTTCACCTCCCATTAAAGTTGCTTCCGTCCTCTGACAGTAAGTTCATTTCTAAATCCATTCATAGTAGTTTAATGTTCAGTATTTTAGCTAAGTAAAGCAGTGGCTTCAGCTCCCATCAGTGCCTGGCTAGTTGGCGCTCCAGGCATGCTTCTAAATTGTGTCTAATGAAGCATGAATAATAATGGCAACAGAGCGTCCTCTTTATTGGTGACCCATCTATGCCTGGGGTACAGAGATTATAAATATCTTTAGTGTCTTCCAGGTTTAAATCCTTTGATTTGGCCACATTTAGCTAGATGTGCAGATCACagatttttcaataaaaacagaaatctgtcgTTCTTTTTCTCACAGAGTCAAGACTGGATGTAGGTTACAAAGTGAAACTTAATGCCTCTCCTGTAACCAAGTAGGTCACATGATTCCATATGGCCCATAACTTGAGTAAAGAACAGACATTTGTTGGAAAATAACGATCAACGTGCTCAAGAGATGAGACGAcgtgtctgtgttttttgtagAATGATCTAGATCTAGATCAGGACTGGTCAAACTCGACTATCTTCGTCCAAGGATGCCATTATCTTGCCTCTCAAATCAAATCATGACATGGGTAGCTTTATATTGTCTGTTTCACTTTTGCTGCTAAAATAGCTGAGACCCATGAAATCATCGACTCTAAAAGACCTCTGAAAACTCAGTGAGCTCtcttaaaatctttttctatCCTTTACATTAATGCTTCTGCCATAGAAGTGCACGTGTTTTACCTCCTACAATTTTTATGTCCACTTTCTGCATGTCGTAAGCTATAATTCAGCCTTGTCTCCGGTCTCCTTGTTGTCGTCCTGCTCAGCTTTGACCTCGGCATGGAAAACCGAGACGCGACCGACGACCAGGTGACGGTTGAGGCagcggaggcggtccggcgctACAACGTGGGCATCAAGTGTGCCACCATCACGCCGGACGAGAAGCGCGTGGAGGAGTTCAAGCTGAAGAAGATGTGGCGCTCGCCCAACGGGACCATCCGGAACATCCTGGGAGGCACCGTGTTCAGGGAGgccatcatctgcaaaaacatCCCCCGCCTGGTGTCCGGCTGGGTGAAGCCCATCATCATCGGCAGGCATGCACACGGAGACCAGGTGAGCTGGTCCTCAGCACTGCTAATGGAGACTCCTCCAAGCTTCCAGGAAACAACCAAAACATATCGCGATATAAGGGTTTAACACCAGTCAATATAGATAAttgttgattagttttttgttgtaaatactTTGAAACTAGTTATATGACATTCCCATTGTGTCTACAGTTTCCTCTCCAGCTGTTGTACTCATTTCTCCCTTCACTCCActccattgttttttatttgtcagcAGCTATTAGGCACAGTGGCCagacctgaaactgctgctgcgcatgTTACTCGAAAAGTTGTCGCTAGTGTTGAGTCTATTTTAGTTCCCAACCTGCAAGGAATCAACCAGAGACACAAGTTACTCTTCTGCAGAAGAGGGGAGAGAAGCCAGACACGGAGAACCGCGAGCAAACAACTGTCTGGCATCAACTCCACCGGCTCTCACCTCTTAGCTGCTTTTTATTGTCACGTCAAGGAAAAGAGGGTTGGGGTTCTTCACATAGTCACCCAGATAGTTTCGTCAGAGAACTCTGCCACAGGACGTTCTAAGGTGCTCTTACAAGGCAGAAAGCTGACTTGTCTATGACAGACAGTTTGATAACACCAGAAGAGTGAGTGAGCATTTCTAATCTCCAAACAAACATTGATAAAACAAGAAGAGTGTGTAGTGTTTCTAATCTTCAAGCAAACATCCAAAGAGCAGTAAATAATGTGTCATAAAAGAAAAGGGGCCAAAGAAGAGAcatgaaagaataataatatgaaaacatataaaCTCATAATTTAAATAACCTTAGATAATGATTTTTTCCAACAGCTAAGTTACCAATGACTTGAAGTGAACAGAAGTCACATGTtaggtaccccaaggttcagtCCTGGGACCCCTCATGTTTAATGTCTACATACTCCCTCTAGTTATTGCAGGTAATATTATCGAGTGAACCATGAGAGGTTGAgtggctaaagcctttcctctgcctacatcccccacaatgctgtgtggttctggatcggagttcagtgaatctATTGAAAATTCTATCGGacgtattatctattgatattgatcacgtgtaTTGTGACATATATTGTTATTGCTTTATTGCCCTGCAGGAATCATATTACCAGGTTTTACCAGCTGGTTTATTACCTAACAAAGCTGCTCCTGAAGCACACTAGAACAGGCCTCAGCACTTTGTGTACTAATGAGCGATCTCAGATCCACTGTTGGATGAGACACTGTGGGGTTGCCAGGAGACTCCGGATCAATAATTAAATTTCATCCCTGCTCTTTGGACCTGCCTCTGTTGCCTTGACGAGTTAGGGTCACACATCTGGGTAGCAGGCTGCTTTATGGCTCTGTGACAAAGTCAACAGTTGTGTGTTCAGGGGAAAAGTGTAGGTGAAAGGTAAGAAAATCTGCTGGTTACATAATGGATGTGCCTTAGATACTCCGACTGACTCTTTCTGCTGACGTCCTTACAACTGTTTCATGAACGCTtatcatttttgtacttttcgGTGGGTTCTAAAACACTGCTaactctctcttcctctctatGCGCTCCACAGTACAAAGCCACTGACTTTGTAGTGCCAGGGCCTGGGAAAGTAGAGATGATCTACACACCCACAAATGGAGAGCCGGTCAAATATGTCGTCCATCAATTTGAAGGTAAAGAGGAAGTCAACTTGCAGTGCAGTCAAACTCACAACACAACACGACATACGAAAGAGCTGATCATTTCACAGAAACATCTCAGATTTAGCACCGTTGTCTTTCACCATCGAGTTGCTCATGCAGAGTAGAGATTCTTCACTTAAATCAAATGTGCTTCAACATTCCTGAAATTTTGCACAAGTTCCCTGCTTTCCATTTAGCCATTGTTCATTTTCCAGGACCTGCAAACAGGATCTAGATTtgtcagtaacactttatttgaaggggtgtgcataagactgacatgacactgtcataaacaagGAGGAGTCCTCATGAATGTttttgactgttgtcatgaagtgtcattcagtaaacaatgacactttaatgcagtTTGTATTCTTTGTATTCTTCATGAGGACTTCCAGTGTGATCGGTTCATGTTGTTGTGTCTGTCCAGGTACCGGTGGTGTGGCTTTGGGGATGTACAACACCGATTCGTCCATCCGAGACTTCGCCCACAGCTCCTTCCAGATGGCTCTGTCCAAGGCCTGGCCACTGTACCTCAGCACCAAGAACACCATTCTGAAGAAGTACGACGGTCGCTTCAAGGATATCTTCCAGGAGATCTATGAGAAGTGAGACCTTCACTAAACTTCTAGAATAACAAGCAAAGTGACGCAGAACTGTAAGAGGATTGTTTGTGTCTTTCAGAGAATATCGAGCTCAGTTTGAGGCTAAAGGAATCTGGTACGAGCACCGACTCATCGACGACATGGTGGCCCAGGCCTTAAAATCAGAGGGAGGTTTCATTTGGGCCTGCAAGAACTACGACGGCGACGTGCAGTCGGATTCTGTAGCACAAGGTTGGTGAAACTATCCATTTGGTGAACATTGAAGGAACCTCTGCTCCCGATTACGCCAACCAAAGTTCATGATTGATGGTTGTTTTTAGGGTACGGTTCTCTGGGCATGATGACCAGTGTTCTGATCTGTCCTGACGGGCGCACCGTGGAGGCTGAGGCCGCGCACGGCACAGTGACGCGCCACTACCGGCAGCATCAGCAGGGCAAAGAAACCTCCACCAACCCCATAGGTCAGAGGAATATTCTTACTACACAAATATGCGCCCTGATGTTTTTGACCGAAGCCTGTCCTCACGCTGTGGATATGTTTGTTTCAGCCTCCATCTTCGCCTGGACTCGAGGTCTACTCCACCGGGCGAAGCTGGACAACAACACAGAGCTCCGGGTGTTTGCTGAGGCTCTGGAGGCCGTCTGCATCGAAACCATCGAAGCTGGATTCATGACCAAGGACTTGGCCATCTGCATCAAAGGAATGCCAAAGTAAGTCACGTCCATCGTACGTTACCAGCACATTTATTAGAGACACAAACTCATAGCTCTATGGGTAAATCCCTTTCTGGTATTATGGTGCAGGTAGGTCTGCcacaataacaaatgttgctgggcgataaattatcccagaagttattgcaataaatgataatattgttgttttgagacaattgtCAATATAATGGTATAatgtaatggtaatggcataataatgcagaaagatcaataaacttcaaTTTCTAACAAATTTAACATTGGAACATGAAGACAATTTAAATATcccaaacagagaaacaaaacaaccgAGACAACAAGCAAAATGGACACTGAAGTTCCTGTAagcaaaattgtccttcaaacagttgagaccaaaaccaCCAGAATGAAGACTTTCGTCATCCAGTTtatggtagaaagagagaaaatagaaaaacaataaatcatctACATGGAAATTATCAAGCTTGCATTTATCATTtggttaattaatttattgtttattgcaacaggccaGGTTTATTGCTTTACTTGGACATAGGTCCAGGTCAAATGTCACAGAGTGCCATTCAgggttttccccagaaaacatGCTAAGCCCAGTGTGCTACGGCAGGCATTCAATCAGCGGCCTgccgtgtttttgagtttaaaaatgtataaagttgataggaaatttgaaaatatcacttgataattacgTGTTATTGGAAGAGAAATTCTTGAATGCcgactataaagtcttaaaagatgcaaatataaaaaaaaaaactaaaataaataagcaatgcttagcctggtgggggcccAACTAACTTATAATACACAGGGGAAAACTGTGCCATTGTTCTTGTGCCTGTTCTCTAGAGGCCCAGCAATACTAACAGCAGACCAATGAATTACAGCCACAGTGTAATGCTTTTACTAAAACACAAGATATTCCATGCTTTATCCATAGACAGGAaagcaaacattatttttctgatgTTCGTACTGGGAGTCATGTAATTGAACAAGATTATTGTGAGCAATCAACTATGTTcctttttaactgtttaaatttCTGACCTTGAccaggaaaacacattttctcttgattgtcaatgttttacagtgtgccTGAACATTGTGGCCCACAGGGTGAAGTCCACTGAGATTTTATACTGAACTACAACAGTTGTAGTTTCACCACAATGGACCAAGAACAGCTCAGTTGTCTTCTCCTTTGTCaggatattttaattaaaatattaaatgtttattgtcaGATTAAATATTGGTCTCTCCAACAGTGGGGACTTCATGCttcctgcaaaaaaaatcagcaaatccAGAGGCATTATGGGATAGATTACAGGTCACTAAGTTATTTTTGgacttctgaaaatgtaatgtaCGTCATTTCACAAGACATGATATTTTTACCAGaagatctttaaaataaataattcacatCTGTTGAAGATTATCGCTATTATGTATTTGgttgttaaattatttatttgtttagctgaGGATTTTGTATGATGATCAGTCATTAGTAAGTTATATTAGGGTCAGAGGTGATGTCACTGTGTGAGAGCAGTGGGTGTTACACCGCTCTGCAGTTAAATAGGTAAaatttgagaagaaagacaacAGAATTACAGAGTTTATATTTTAGACTATCTTTACCTTCATGTGTAGAAAATTCAGTCTTCTTTCTTGGAGCTTCAAACAACTTTTTGCTcttgttgaatttatttttaaaaacatctcaacGGCTGCCTTTCCactacaaatgtgcgcaaaactttgttgaaattcagctaatgtcaaaaaacataatttcacaatAGTGGTGTTTgcgttaaataagaaacgcaattaaaatcacacataaataaGTTTTTCGCATAATAAGTCAACACTTAAAAACATGGTGCATCATCACCATCctcctacttcctgttgtcttctttgtcttttctgccagtagtaacacagttgttgatcatgtgatttaTATGATATGAAAAAAGTGTTCAGTTgtggaaaatacacaaattttgatatggctgaaaaaccaaCTTATCCTAGCGGCAAAACTTTTGATCAAAcatgtgttttttcaaaattggcatgtttcccttaagcaaatatatttttgtaattcaaacttgcacaattttatggtcaCAGGAAACACAGTCACTGATACTGACTCTGGCTTGGTTCAGCTAGACAACCCAGAAAAGAGCTGTTGTGGTAGCTGGGTAGCTATATTGCGTTCACTTATTTGTAAAAGATAGAATTTTTCAATTCCAACCAGCTAATCCACCAGTCAGGGTTGGTGAAGACTAAACCTCATTCAGTTCCCTGACCTTCtctcctgtatttatttattttttggtttgttttt contains the following coding sequences:
- the idh1 gene encoding isocitrate dehydrogenase [NADP] cytoplasmic; translation: MSQKIKAGSVVEMQGDEMTRVIWELIKDKLIFPYLELDLHSFDLGMENRDATDDQVTVEAAEAVRRYNVGIKCATITPDEKRVEEFKLKKMWRSPNGTIRNILGGTVFREAIICKNIPRLVSGWVKPIIIGRHAHGDQYKATDFVVPGPGKVEMIYTPTNGEPVKYVVHQFEGTGGVALGMYNTDSSIRDFAHSSFQMALSKAWPLYLSTKNTILKKYDGRFKDIFQEIYEKEYRAQFEAKGIWYEHRLIDDMVAQALKSEGGFIWACKNYDGDVQSDSVAQGYGSLGMMTSVLICPDGRTVEAEAAHGTVTRHYRQHQQGKETSTNPIASIFAWTRGLLHRAKLDNNTELRVFAEALEAVCIETIEAGFMTKDLAICIKGMPNVTRSDYLNTFEFLDKLAENLKIKLATQPKL